A window from Drosophila yakuba strain Tai18E2 chromosome 3L, Prin_Dyak_Tai18E2_2.1, whole genome shotgun sequence encodes these proteins:
- the LOC6533352 gene encoding uncharacterized protein LOC6533352: protein MDKIKLKVIGVLRERDVGNRSGSGGLAASAGAGAGSGGVSATAGHQLATAAGGVGVAQPSIGVTPDNNNEGNAPGGGGAIMETQATGGAGPSGGVGGAARTSVLSRPQTSKISALDLAGILNTRRRLEWTKEWLRKNQAEFLSKENLLSELQSRKDECYHLNYFLAITESQFRYLVQKLEPIISQYAPQRKKKSFSAEERLAITLKYLATGEVHSCRNYCFRASKFVINEMIANICLGFYEHLKDQYVTLPKTDDQWRSAAEEMERKHNLPHCVGNLFMRSIQLQGSGTGSSSGAASSASAAGDDRKRATVIFTGIVDADNNFQYAKVERAASSRPNDIYNQTTAVELIRHKMHALEEQQSAEMDRQGYYFAGDSVLPATSYLVTTRNLPKDRAVLEALEQVNAHADQTMRILCNMFPILAQPLRISDKHIREVVLGCVALYNFLRKTDDSFRRTSDSIVQQRAEQQQLAYSVDSDEIDDDCIMLATEEELRERAEFTPSVGLTTCFQPLCTQRGETPEGLAKRDWLLQLDFGQQSGNGSGIGIGIGNGNMSGNGGMGGSTDSASGSSNGSLY from the exons ATGGACAAAATCAAGTTAAAGGTTATTGGCGTGCTGCGCGAACGCGATGTTGGTAATCGTAGTGGTTCTGGAGGATTGGCAGCAAgtgctggagctggagccgGATCTGGCGGTGTTTCGGCCACCGCAGGTCATCAGTTAGCCACCGCCGCAGgaggagtgggcgtggcgcagCCCTCGATTGGGGTCACACCGGATAACAACAACGAAGGCAACGCCCCGGGCGGTGGAGGAGCAATAATGGAAACCCAGGCAACGGGAGGAGCCGGACCATCGGGTGGAGTCGGTGGCGCCGCTAGAACATCGGTGCTATCCAGACCGCAAACGTCCAAGATAAGCGCCCTAGACCTGGCCGGCATACTCAACACGCGGAGAAGACTCGAGTGGACCAAGGAGTGGCTGCGCAAGAACCAGGCCGAGTTTCTTAGCAAGGAGAATTTACTAAGTGAACTGCAGTCGCGCAAGGATGAGTGCTATCACTTGAATTACTTCCTAGCCATAACAGAAAGCCAGTTTCGGTATCTAGTGCAAAAGCTGGAGCCCATCATTAGCCAGTATGCTCCGCAGCGCAAGAAGAAGTCCTTCAGCGCCGAGGAGCGATTGGCCATAACGCTCAAGTATTTGGCAACGG GTGAAGTACATTCTTGTCGAAACTACTGCTTCCGTGCCTCGAAATTTGTGATAAACGAAATGATTGCCAATATCTGTCTGGGCTTCTATGAGCACCTCAAGGACCAATACGTGACACTACCAAAGACTGACGATCAGTGGCGCAGCGCCGCCGAGGAGATGGAGCGCAAGCACAACCTGCCCCACTGTGTGGGCAATCTGTTCATGCGTAGCATCCAACTCCAAGGCTCCGGAACAGGTTCAAGTTCCGGGGCGGCGAGCAGCGCATCCGCCGCTGGCGACGATCGCAAGCGCGCGACCGTCATCTTCACGGGCATCGTGGATGCCGACAACAATTTCCAGTACGCAAAGGTGGAACGGGCGGCGAGCAGCCGACCCAATGACATCTATAACCAGACCACTGCCGTTGAGCTAATTAGGCACAAGATGCACGCTCTGGAGGAACAACAGTCGGCGGAGATGGACCGACAGGGCTATTACTTTGCTGGCGATTCGGTACTGCCAGCCACCTCGTATCTGGTGACCACACGCAATCTGCCCAAGGATCGAGCCGTATTGGAGGCACTGGAGCAGGTCAATGCCCATGCGGATCAAACGATGCGAATACTGTGCAACATGTTCCCCATTCTGGCGCAGCCGCTGCGCATCAGTGACAAGCACATCCGCGAAGTGGTGCTCGGCTGTGTGGCCCTGTACAATTTCCTGCGCAAGACGGACGACTCATTTCGGCGCACCAGCGACAGCATCGTGCAGCAAAGGGCAGAGCAACAGCAATTGGCCTACAGTGTCGATAGCGATGAAATTGACGACGATTGCATCATGCTGGCCACCGAGGAGGAGTTACGCGAACGGGCGGAATTCACGCCCAGCGTTGGACTGACCACCTGCTTCCAGCCGCTGTGTACGCAGCGTGGCGAGACGCCC